From Pseudomonas sp. stari2, a single genomic window includes:
- the sutA gene encoding transcriptional regulator SutA, whose amino-acid sequence MSDDDLENDDLEVGDEDEAEDGLEAAAEDVAEDDGGDDTPAPAAKGKAKAAVSVDELPSIEAKNKERDALAKAMEEFLARGGKVQEVEANVVADPPKKPDNKYGSRPI is encoded by the coding sequence ATGAGCGACGATGATCTGGAAAACGACGACCTCGAAGTAGGCGACGAAGACGAGGCCGAAGACGGTCTGGAAGCAGCAGCGGAAGACGTTGCTGAAGACGATGGCGGTGACGATACGCCGGCCCCGGCTGCCAAAGGCAAGGCCAAGGCTGCGGTGTCGGTCGACGAGTTGCCGAGCATCGAAGCCAAGAACAAGGAGCGTGATGCCCTGGCCAAGGCCATGGAAGAGTTCCTTGCGCGCGGTGGCAAGGTGCAGGAAGTGGAGGCTAACGTGGTCGCCGATCCGCCCAAGAAGCCGGACAACAAGTACGGCAGCCGCCCTATCTGA
- a CDS encoding secondary thiamine-phosphate synthase enzyme YjbQ gives MWQQTLITLRARPRGFHLVTEELLAGLPELKACRVGLLHLWLQHTSASLTINENADPAVRRDFERFFNRLIPQGTDGYEHNDEGLDDLPAHFKASVLGCQISLPVSAGRLALGTWQGVYLGEHRDHGGARKVLATLHGEEA, from the coding sequence ATGTGGCAACAGACTCTGATAACCCTGCGGGCACGGCCCCGGGGCTTTCATCTGGTGACGGAAGAGTTGCTTGCCGGACTGCCTGAACTCAAGGCATGCCGGGTCGGTCTGTTGCATTTGTGGCTGCAGCATACCTCGGCGTCGTTGACTATCAACGAGAACGCCGATCCGGCGGTACGTCGCGACTTCGAACGATTTTTCAATCGTCTGATCCCACAAGGAACAGACGGCTATGAGCATAACGACGAAGGCCTGGACGACCTCCCGGCGCACTTCAAGGCCAGCGTGCTGGGCTGTCAGATCAGCTTGCCGGTTTCGGCGGGTCGGTTGGCACTGGGTACCTGGCAAGGCGTTTATCTGGGCGAGCATCGCGATCATGGCGGTGCCCGTAAAGTCCTCGCCACCTTGCACGGTGAAGAGGCATAA
- a CDS encoding ammonium transporter — protein sequence MTLRKFAGLGALLSIVMPGLALAADPVAPPVLNSGDTAWMLTSTALVLFMTIPGLALFYGGMVRSKNILSVMMQCFAITGLVTILWFLYGYSMAFDTTGMEANVVNFNSFVGGFGKAFLAGITPASITGPAALFPEAVFVTYQMTFAIITPALIVGAFAERMKFSAMLVFMGIWFTVVYAPIAHMVWSGPGSLLGDWGVLDFAGGTVVHINAGIAGLVACLVLGKRKGFPTTPMAPHNLGYTLMGAAMLWVGWFGFNAGSAAAANGTAGMAMLVTQIATAAAALGWMFAEWITHGKPSALGIASGVVAGLVAITPAAGTVGPMGSLIIGLAAGVVCFFCATSLKRKLGYDDSLDAFGVHGIGGILGAILTGVFAAPALGGFGTVTDIASQVWIQCKGVGFTVIYTAIVTFIILKVLDAVMGLRATEEEESVGLDLAQHNERGYNL from the coding sequence ATGACTCTGCGTAAATTCGCAGGGCTAGGCGCCCTGTTGTCCATCGTAATGCCCGGCCTGGCTTTGGCGGCAGATCCGGTGGCGCCTCCAGTCCTCAATTCCGGCGATACCGCCTGGATGCTGACCTCGACGGCCCTCGTGCTGTTCATGACCATTCCCGGCCTCGCGCTGTTCTACGGCGGCATGGTTCGGTCGAAAAACATTCTTTCCGTGATGATGCAGTGCTTCGCCATTACCGGCCTGGTCACCATCCTGTGGTTCCTTTATGGCTACAGCATGGCGTTCGACACCACCGGGATGGAAGCCAACGTCGTCAACTTCAACTCCTTCGTCGGCGGCTTCGGCAAGGCCTTCCTCGCGGGCATCACGCCTGCCAGCATTACTGGCCCGGCGGCGCTGTTCCCTGAAGCCGTGTTCGTCACTTACCAGATGACATTCGCCATCATCACCCCGGCGCTGATCGTCGGTGCCTTCGCCGAGCGTATGAAGTTCTCCGCGATGCTGGTGTTCATGGGCATATGGTTCACCGTGGTGTATGCGCCGATTGCGCACATGGTGTGGAGCGGTCCGGGGTCGCTGCTGGGTGACTGGGGCGTGCTCGACTTCGCGGGCGGCACCGTGGTGCACATCAACGCCGGTATCGCCGGTCTGGTGGCGTGCCTGGTGCTGGGCAAGCGCAAAGGTTTCCCGACCACCCCGATGGCGCCACACAACCTCGGTTACACCCTGATGGGCGCCGCCATGTTGTGGGTAGGCTGGTTCGGCTTCAACGCCGGTTCCGCCGCAGCCGCCAACGGCACCGCCGGCATGGCGATGCTGGTCACCCAGATCGCAACCGCTGCTGCTGCACTGGGCTGGATGTTCGCCGAGTGGATCACCCACGGCAAACCGAGCGCACTGGGTATCGCGTCGGGCGTGGTTGCCGGTCTGGTGGCAATCACTCCGGCGGCTGGCACCGTGGGCCCTATGGGTTCGCTGATCATTGGCCTGGCCGCTGGTGTGGTGTGCTTCTTCTGCGCCACCAGCCTGAAACGCAAACTCGGCTATGACGACTCCCTGGACGCCTTCGGTGTGCACGGTATCGGCGGTATCCTCGGCGCAATCCTTACCGGTGTGTTCGCTGCTCCGGCGCTGGGTGGTTTCGGCACCGTCACCGACATTGCTTCCCAAGTGTGGATTCAGTGCAAAGGCGTCGGCTTCACTGTGATCTACACCGCAATCGTCACCTTCATCATCCTCAAGGTGCTGGATGCCGTGATGGGGCTGCGCGCTACCGAGGAAGAAGAATCGGTGGGCCTGGACCTGGCACAACACAACGAGCGCGGCTACAACCTGTAA
- the glnK gene encoding P-II family nitrogen regulator, translated as MKLVTAIIKPFKLDDVRESLSEIGVQGITVTEVKGFGRQKGHTELYRGAEYVVDFLPKVKIDVAIDDKDLDRVIEAITKAANTGKIGDGKIFVVNLEQAIRIRTGETDTDAI; from the coding sequence ATGAAGCTAGTCACTGCCATCATCAAGCCGTTCAAGTTGGACGACGTGCGCGAGTCGCTGTCCGAAATCGGCGTGCAGGGCATTACCGTTACTGAAGTCAAAGGCTTCGGGCGGCAGAAGGGTCACACCGAGCTGTATCGCGGCGCGGAGTACGTGGTCGATTTTCTGCCCAAGGTGAAAATCGACGTTGCCATCGACGACAAGGATCTGGATCGGGTTATCGAGGCGATAACCAAGGCTGCCAACACCGGCAAGATCGGTGACGGCAAGATCTTCGTGGTCAATCTGGAACAGGCGATCCGCATCCGTACCGGCGAAACCGATACCGACGCGATCTAA
- a CDS encoding accessory factor UbiK family protein — translation MLAPKDFLDALSGTASRLFSGDTPLPKAEIESQFKMLLQSAFSKLDLVSREEFDSQMVVLARTRARLESLEAKVAELEAKLTPSAE, via the coding sequence ATGCTCGCGCCCAAAGACTTCCTCGACGCCCTGAGCGGCACCGCTTCCCGCCTGTTCAGCGGCGACACGCCATTGCCAAAAGCCGAAATCGAAAGCCAGTTCAAAATGCTGCTGCAAAGTGCCTTCAGCAAACTGGACCTGGTGAGCCGGGAAGAATTCGATAGTCAGATGGTGGTGCTGGCGCGCACTCGCGCCCGGCTTGAGAGTCTTGAAGCGAAGGTGGCTGAGCTGGAAGCGAAGCTGACGCCGTCGGCCGAATAA
- a CDS encoding Bro-N domain-containing protein has translation MNNEDTYLTPQVFTRHKLPLHALLIQNQPWFSARDLGRLLHIYLNERMLRKLDPDQYQTRKTLIHNQIEDTLLISESGIYALLVYHYCPEYRALREWLTHQVIPTLRDAQHPTTSERPQLSLLNWPEMSLSLLHWNNQPWIRLQDVPQMLVEREKRKHPVPATWWKRASRMLQSL, from the coding sequence ATGAATAACGAAGATACGTACCTCACTCCTCAGGTTTTCACCCGCCACAAACTCCCCCTCCACGCCCTCCTCATCCAGAACCAACCCTGGTTCTCTGCCCGTGATCTGGGCCGCCTGCTGCATATTTATCTCAACGAACGCATGCTGCGAAAGCTCGACCCGGACCAATACCAAACTCGCAAAACCCTGATCCACAACCAGATCGAAGATACCCTCCTGATCAGCGAATCCGGCATCTACGCCCTCCTCGTCTATCACTACTGCCCCGAATACCGAGCGCTACGCGAATGGCTCACCCATCAGGTCATCCCCACCCTGCGCGATGCCCAGCACCCCACCACAAGCGAACGCCCACAGCTAAGCCTGTTGAATTGGCCCGAGATGTCGTTGAGTTTGCTGCACTGGAATAACCAGCCGTGGATTCGGTTGCAGGATGTGCCGCAGATGCTGGTAGAACGGGAAAAGCGAAAACACCCAGTGCCGGCCACTTGGTGGAAAAGGGCTTCGCGGATGCTGCAATCGCTATAG
- a CDS encoding HigA family addiction module antitoxin: protein MNRNGMRPIHPGEVLSKEFMEPLGMTVMDLAMPTNWPETEIEKLVKCQLRICADLAIRLAIHLNTTPEFWMNLQSTYDLRRAQLRHAGL, encoded by the coding sequence ATGAACCGCAATGGTATGCGCCCGATTCATCCCGGCGAAGTTCTGAGTAAGGAATTCATGGAGCCGTTGGGCATGACTGTCATGGACTTGGCCATGCCCACGAACTGGCCTGAAACCGAGATCGAGAAGCTTGTGAAATGCCAGCTCAGGATCTGCGCCGATCTGGCAATCAGGCTGGCAATCCACCTCAACACCACGCCTGAGTTCTGGATGAATCTTCAGTCGACTTACGATTTACGCAGGGCCCAGCTCCGGCATGCGGGCCTATAG